Part of the Streptomyces sp. NBC_01264 genome, CTCCTACATCAACCACTACCTGTGCAACGGCGGCGTGGTCCTGTGCGCCTTCGACGACCCGCGCGACGAGGAGGCGGCGGAGATCTTCCGCGGTCTGTTCCCCGAGCGGACCGTGACGCTCGTCGACGCACGTACGATTTTCGCCGGGGGTGGCGGTATCCACTGCATCACCCAGCAGCAGCCGAAGGTCTGACCCCGAGCGGGCGGCCGGGACGAGGAGTGGGCCATGGTGGCGGGTGAGGCACGTGCCGCGCGCAAGAACGCGCCGCCGCGCGAGGACGTACTGGTCGCCGCCATGGCCACCATCGCCGAACGCGGCCTGGACGGTCTGACCATGGCCGGCCTGGGCCGTCAGGTCGGCATGAGCAGCGGCCACCTCCTCTACTACTTCCGCACCAAGGACGAGCTCCTGCTGCAGACCCTGGAGTGGAGCGAGGCGGCGCTCGGCACCCGCCGCCGCGCCCTGCTGTCCCGCCGCGGCCCGGCGCTCGAGCGCCTCCAGGCGTACGTGGACCTGTACGTGCCCGAGGGCGCCCG contains:
- a CDS encoding TetR/AcrR family transcriptional regulator, which gives rise to MVAGEARAARKNAPPREDVLVAAMATIAERGLDGLTMAGLGRQVGMSSGHLLYYFRTKDELLLQTLEWSEAALGTRRRALLSRRGPALERLQAYVDLYVPEGARDPHWTLWLEVWNRSQNAGPGERERQGAIEGAWHRDLVALLAEGISRGEFRPVDPDRFAARLRALLDGFSIQVAVGLPGIGRGDILEHVGEFLGEALTPGAGA